Proteins from a single region of Equus asinus isolate D_3611 breed Donkey chromosome 17, EquAss-T2T_v2, whole genome shotgun sequence:
- the LOC139039653 gene encoding olfactory receptor 4P4-like, with product MGHQNITEFILLGLFSDEDVKVACFVVFSLCYVAILSGNLLILLTIRWSRLSEQPMYFFLSYLSLMDVCFTSTVAPKLITDLLAQRKTISYNDCMSQMFYAHFFGATEIFILVAMAYDRYAAICRPLHYMVIMSRQVCYVLVMASIIGAFIHSILHVLIIIELPFCGPNQIDHYFCDVFPLLKLACMDTSLLVIAIITTTGVMSILTFVALLISYIIILSTVRTHSSEGRHKALSTCGSHITVVFMFFLPLILTYVPTADSVSNDKVFALFYTMIAPMFNPLIYTLRNTDMKNAMRKVWCREKPFEGK from the coding sequence ATGGGACATCAAAACATCACAGAATTTATCCTTCTAGGACTTTTCAGTGATGAGGATGTGAAAGTTGCCTGCTTTGTcgtgttttctctttgttatgtTGCAATTCTTTCAGGAAACCTGCTCATTCTCCTCACTATCAGGTGGAGCCGCCTCAGTGAGCAgcctatgtactttttcctcagctACTTGTCCCTCATGGATGTCTGCTTCACCTCCACGGTGGCCCCCAAACTGATCACAGACTTACTGGCCCAGAGGAAGACCATCTCCTACAACGACTGCATGTCCCAGATGTTTTAcgcccacttctttggtgccacTGAGATCTTCATCTTGGTggccatggcctatgaccgctatgcaGCCATTTGCAGACCCCTTCACTATATGGTCATCATGAGCAGACAAGTGTGCTATGTCCTTGTGATGGCCTCTATTATTGGAGCATTTATCCATTCAATCCTGCATGTATTGATTATTATTGAACTTCCGTTCTGTGGCCCCAATCAGATAGACCACTATTTCTGTGACGTATTCCCCTTGCTAAAGCTGGCCTGCATGGACACCAGTTTGTTGGTCATTGCGATCATTACCACAACAGGGGTGATGTCCATTTTGACTTTTGTTGCTTTGCTAATTTCTTACATCATCATCCTGTCCACTGTGAGAACCCATTCCTCTGAGGGCCGCCACAAAGCCCTCTCAACCTGTGGCTCACACATCACTGTCGTGTTCATGTTCTTCTTGCCCCTCATCTTAACCTATGTCCCAACAGCTGATTCTGTCAGTAACGACAAGGTTTTTGCCCTATTTTACACCATGATCGCCCCCATGTTCAACCCTCTTATCTACACACTGAGAAACACAGACATGAAGAATGCCATGAGGAAAGTGTGGTGCCGAGAGAAACCATTTGAAGGGAAATGA